A window of the Salvelinus alpinus chromosome 3, SLU_Salpinus.1, whole genome shotgun sequence genome harbors these coding sequences:
- the LOC139569891 gene encoding putative uncharacterized protein DDB_G0285119 has product MLLNTPSNSTSREDNNNNNNNNNNNNNNRKSNMLLNTSTNSTSREDNNNNHNHNNNHNNNHNNRKSNMLLNTPSTPTSREDNNNNNNNNHNHNNHNHNHNNNINNNNNNNNNRKSNMLLNTPSTPTSREDNNNNNNNNNRKSNMLLNTSTNSTSREDNNNNNNNNRKSNMLLNTSTNSTSREDNNNNHNHNNNHNHNNNHNNNHNNRKSNMLLNTPSTPTSREDNNNNNNNNRKSNMLLNTSTNSTSREDNNNNNNNNNNNNNNRKSNMLLNTSTNSTSREDNNNNHNHNNNHNNNHNNRKSNMLLNTPSTPTKHFPVHVIKTILKRGFRLVRPALNGSSHGYILFEFLPIERGQCESPHTVPEEDQSPHTVPEEDQSPHTVPEEVQSHHTVPEEDQSPHTVPEEVQSPHTVPEEDQSPHTVPEEDQSPHTVPEEDQSPHTVPEEIQSPHTVPEEIQSPHTVPEEIQSPHTVPEEDQSPHTVPEEIQSPHTVPEEIQSPHTVPEEDQSPHTVPEEIQSPHTVPEEIQSPHTVPEEDQSPHTVPEEIQSPHTVPEEIQSPHTVPEEDQSPHTF; this is encoded by the exons ATGCTCCTCAACACCCCATCAAACTCAACCAGTAgagaggacaacaacaacaacaacaacaacaacaacaacaacaacaacaacaggaagagcAACATGCTCCTCAACACCTCCACAAACTCAACCAGTAgagaggacaacaacaacaaccacaaccacaacaacaaccacaacaacaaccacaacaacaggaAGAGCAACATGCTCCTCAACACCCCATCAACACCAACCAGTAgagaggacaacaacaacaacaacaacaacaaccacaaccacaacaaccacaaccacaaccacaacaacaacatcaacaacaacaacaacaacaacaacaacaggaagagcAACATGCTCCTCAACACCCCATCAACACCAACCAGTAgagaggacaacaacaacaacaacaacaacaacaacaggaagagcAACATGCTCCTCAACACCTCCACAAACTCAACCAGTAgagaggacaacaacaacaacaacaacaacaacaggaagagcAACATGCTCCTCAACACCTCCACAAACTCAACCAGTAgagaggacaacaacaacaaccacaaccacaacaacaaccacaaccacaacaacaaccacaacaacaaccacaacaacaggaAGAGCAACATGCTCCTCAACACCCCATCAACACCAACCAGTAgagaggacaacaacaacaacaacaacaacaacaggaagagcAACATGCTCCTCAACACCTCCACAAACTCAACCAGTAgagaggacaacaacaacaacaacaacaacaacaacaacaacaacaacaacaggaagagcAACATGCTCCTCAACACCTCCACAAACTCAACCAGTAgagaggacaacaacaacaaccacaaccacaacaacaaccacaacaacaaccacaacaacaggaAGAGCAACATGCTCCTCAACACCCCATCAACACCAACCA AACATTTCCcggtccacgtgatcaaaacaatcttgaagcgtggattccgattggtcagaccagcgttgaatggttctagtcacgggtacatcctgtttgagtttctgcctatagaacG GGGGCAGTGTGAATCCCCCCACACCGTACCAGAGGAGGATCAATCCCCCCACACCGTACCAGAGGAGGATCAATCCCCCCACACCGTACCAGAGGAGGTTCAATCCCACCACACCGTACCAGAGGAGGATCAATCCCCCCACACCGTACCAGAGGAGGTTCAATCCCCCCACACCGTACCAGAGGAGGATCAATCCCCCCACACTGTACCAGAGGAGGATCAATCCCCCCACACCGTACCAGAGGAGGATCAATCCCCCCACACCGTACCAGAGGAGATTCAATCCCCCCACACCGTACCAGAGGAGATTCAATCCCCCCACACCGTACCAGAGGAGATTCAATCCCCCCACACCGTACCAGAGGAGGATCAATCCCCCCACACCGTACCAGAGGAGATTCAATCCCCCCACACCGTACCAGAGGAGATTCAATCCCCCCACACCGTACCAGAGGAGGATCAATCCCCCCACACCGTACCAGAGGAGATTCAATCCCCCCACACCGTACCAGAGGAGATTCAATCCCCCCACACCGTACCAGAGGAGGATCAATCCCCCCACACCGTACCAGAGGAGATTCAATCCCCCCACACCGTACCAGAGGAGATTCAATCCCCCCACACCGTACCAGAGGAGGATCAATCCCCCCACACC ttttaA